AAGGTGTACATCGAGGGCCAGTTGCAGACCCGCAAATGGACCGACCAGTCCGGCGTCGAGAAGTACTCGACCGAGGTCGTGCTGCAGGGCTTCAACTCCAACCTGACCATGCTCGACGGGCGGGGCGGCGGTGGCGGCAGCTTCTCGGACGACGGTGGCAGCGATTTCGGCTCGTCCGGTCCGGTCAGCTCGGCGCCGCGCCGCGCAGTGGCCGCCGGCGGCGGCAGCCGCAACAGCGACATGGACGACGACATCCCGTTCTGATCGAACGTCGCATTCCCGGGCTCATACGAACCGCTCCGTGAAGATTCATTTCGCGGGGCGGCGGTGAGATGCGTGGTGCAATTATCCTCATGTGGATTATGAGGATAACGTCCGAGCTGCAAGCCTAGTATTAGGTTTTTGGGGCTGGCTGGCGCAAGTTCCCGCGACTTTGACACAGGTCGATGTGAATGATATTTACATTGGCTGGCGGCGGACGATGACTGGCCGCGAGTTCAATGCAAAGGCCGTCACCATGAGCCTCGCGCCACTGCTCGACGCCGCGCCTGCGATCCCGCTCCATGCCTTCGCTGCGATGGCCGCCTTCGTGCTCGGCTCGATCCAGCTCGCCGCGCCGAAGGGCACGCTGCCGCACCGGACGCTGGGCTGGATCTGGGTGATCCTGATGCTGGTGGTCGCAGGCAGCTCGTTCTGGATCCATCAGATCCGGCTGCTCGGGCCGTGGAGCCCAATCCATCTGCTGTCGGTCTTCTCGCTGGTCATGCTGGTGGTCGGCGTGACGGCTGCGCGCAGCCACAATGTCCGCAGCCACAAGTTCACGATGATCGGCATCTTCTTCGGCGCGCTGCTCATCGCCGGGCTGTTCACCTTGATGCCCGGGCGGATCATGCACGCCGTGATTTTCGGCAACTGATTGCGCGGTTGAGGGGCGTCGTGGGGCCAGCTCCATCGGCTCCCACCCGGCCTGCGATCGCGGCGCAAAGCCGGCCCGCGGCAAATCTACAATGTGGCTGGTAAGTCCATGAAAAAACGAAGGGAAAAACGGCTAGCCGGAGCCGCGTCGGGGTGGTTATCAGGCCCCCGATGGGCTATATGATTCCCCAGTAAAACTGACCGGATTTCCCCTTTGTCCGATAACGAAGATGACAAGCCCGGCGAGCCGCCGGCGCCCTCAGATATTCGTCCCGTTTCCATTCTCGACGAGATGAAGAAATCGTACCTCGATTACGCGATGAGCGTGATCGTGTCGCGTGCGCTGCCCGATGCGCGCGACGGGCTCAAGCCGGTGCACCGGCGCATCCTGTATTCGATGCATGAGCAGGGGCACACGCCGGACAAGAAATACGTCAAATCCGCCCGTGTCGTCGGTGACGTGATCGGTAAGTACCATCCGCATGGCGACCAGTCGATCTACGACGCGATGGTCCGCATGGCGCAGGACTTCTCGCTGCGCGTGCCGCTGATCGACGGCCAGGGCAATTTCGGCTCGATCGACGGCGATCCGCCGGCGGCCTACCGATATACCGAAGCGCGGCTGACCAAGGCGGCGCTCGCCGTGCTCGCCGACATCGACATGGAAACCGTCGATTTCCAGCCGAACTACGACAATTCCGAGCAGGAGCCGTCGGTCCTGCCGGCCCGGTTCCCGAACCTCCTGGTCAACGGCGCCGGCGGCATCGCCGTCGGCATGGCGACCAACATCCCGCCGCACAATCTCGGCGAGGTGGTCGACGCCTGCGTGGCGCTGATCGACAACCCGGCGCTCTCGATCGACGAGCTGATCGACATCATCCCCGGGCCGGATTTCCCGACCGGCGGCATCATCCTCGGCCGCCAGGGCATCCGCTCCGCCTATCATCTCGGCCGCGGCTCGATCGTGATGCGCGGCAAGGTGACGATCGACACCATCCGCAAGGACCGCGAAGCGATCATCATCACCGAGATTCCCTACCAGGTGAACAAGGCCACGATGGTCGAGCGCATCGCCGACCTCGTGAAGGAGAAGAAGATCGAGGGCATCGGCGATCTCCGCGACGAGTCCGACCGCGACGGCTATCGCGTCGTGATCGAGCTGAAGCGCGAGGCGGTGCCTGACGTCGTGCTGAACCAGCTCTATCGCTTCACGCCGCTGCAGACCAACTTCCCCGCCAACATGCTGGCGCTGGATTCCGGTCGTCCGCAGACGATGACGTTGAAGGATCTGCTCACCATCTTCGTCGCGTTCCGCGAACAGGTGGTGACGCGGCGGACCAAGTTCCTGCTCGGCAAGGCGCGCGACCGCGCCCATATCCTGGTCGGCCTCGCCATCGCGGTTGCCAATATCGACGAGATGATCCGGGTGATCCGGACCTCTCCCGATCCGAACACGGCGCGCGACACGCTGATGTCGCGCGACTGGCCGGCGCGGGACGTCGAGGCGATGATCACGCTGATCGACGATCCACGGCACCGGATCAATGACGACGGCACGCTCCGGCTGTCGATGGAGCAGGCGAGGGCGATCCTCGATCTGCGGCTGCAACGCCTGACCGCGCTCGGGCGGGACGAGATTTCCGATGAGCTCGACAAGCTCGCGGCCGAGATCGCCGACTATCTCGACATCCTGCGCTCGCGTGCGCGCGTGCAGGGCATCGTCAAGACCGAACTCGCCGAGGTGAAGCAGCAGTTCGCGACGCCGCGCAAGACCGTGATCATCGAGCAGGAAGGCGAGGTCGAGGACGAGGACCTGATCCAGCGCGAGGACATGGTCGTCACCGTCTCGCATGCGGGCTATGTCAAGCGCGTACCGCTCTCGACCTACCGGGCGCAGCGCCGCGGCGGCAAGGGCCGCGCCGGCATGCAGACCCGCGACGAGGATTTCGTCGCGCGGCTGTTCGTGGCCTCCACCCACACACCGGTGCTGTTCTTCTCCTCGCGCGGCCAGGTCTACAAGGAGAAGGTCTGGCGGCTGCCGATGGCGGCGCCCAACGCGCGCGGCAAGGCGCTGATCAACATCCTGCCGCTGGAGCAGGGCGAGCGCATCACGACCATCATGCCGCTGCCGGAGGATGAATCCTCCTGGGGCAATCTCGACGTGATGTTCGCGACGACCAGCGGCACCGTTCGCCGCAACAAGCTGTCCGACTTCGTCGACGTCCGCCGCTCCGGCATCATCGCGATGAAGCTCGGTGAGGGCGAGGCGATCGTCGACGTGCAGATCTGCACCGAGCGTGACGACGTGCTGCTGACCGCCGCCGGCGGGCAGTGCATCCGCTTCCCGGTCCCCGATGTGCGCGTCTTCACCGGCCGCACCTCGATGGGCGTGCGCGGCATTGCGCTCGCCGAGGCCGACAGGCTGATCTCGCTGGCGATCCTGCGCCATGTCGAGACCACCTCGGATGAACGTTCCGCCTATTTGAAGATGCGCCGCGCGGTGGCCGGCGAGGCCACGACCGAAGAGCCGGTCGAGACCGAGGGCGAGGAGACGGCGAACGATGCGATCCAGCTGTCGCAGGAGCGCTATGCCGAGCTGTCGGCGGCCGAGCAGGTGGTGCTGACGGTTTCCGTCAACGGCTACGGCAAGCGGACCTCGTCCTACGAGTACCGCACCACCGGCCGCGGCGGTAAAGGCATCGTCGCGATGAGCGTCAACAATCGCAACGGCAATCTGGTGGCGTCGTTCCCGGTCGAGGACGCCGACCAGATCATGCTGGTCACCGACAAGGGGCAATTGATCCGCTGTCCGGTGGCCGACATCCGCGTGGCCGGCCGCTCGACCCAGGGCGTGATCGTGTTCGACACCGCCGAGGACGAGCACGTGGTCTCGGTCGAGCACATTCCGGAAGAAGAGAACAGCGAGAACGGCAACGGCGGTTAGCAGGCGCCTCCGAATGTGGTTTTTCGCCACAGAGAACTCGACGGCGCTTCAGCGCCGTCGTTGACCTCTTCTAACAACGATCGGTGAATCGCAGGGAATTTTGCGCAAGTGCATACTGTGATATCGCGAGTAACGATCAAGTGGCTACGAAGAGACTTTGGTTAAAGGGTTTCGGAGAATGGCGAATTGTCGTCGCCCGTAGTCTGTAAGCTTCCAGAACCGCACTTTGCTGCGCCGCGCCAAAGAACTGTCAATTTGCTCCTCGTCTATACGGTCTATGAGATTCGCGGCGAACAGGGTCTCCCCGATCTCACGTAAGCTACGTTCTTCCAGGCTGTTGCCTTCGAATTCTTTCGTATTGGGTTGATACCGACTTAGAGCTTTGTAGAAGTTGGCAACCAAAAAATTCTCCTCGGAGAAGTTCATTATTGTCGTTGCGACTGCAAGGAATATCGTACCCCAACTCACCTCAATCCGGTTCCCAAATTTAACCGTCACATCGTATCCAATAAACGGCCTCTCCTCTGCTGCCTTTGAGTCAAGCACCTGCTTTTCCAAGTACGCTACCTTTTCGAGCAGTTCCGCATACTTCTTGTATTCGACCACCTCATCTCTCCTAACAAATCCCGTTCTCGGTTTTGTTCGCTTAAGATCTACAAAGCTGGTTGTTACCTCTGCGGCCAGCTGATGAGGGCTTGTGAACGTGCGCACCGGTCGCTTCCGGATCTTCGAAATGAAGGCGTCGAGCTTCTCGCGCATTTCTTGATTGTCTTCGGTCTTACTGAACGGAATGGCGCCTCGATCGCCGTGAATGAAGCCGATCGATGGAATTTCTCGTTCACGCGCATAGTTGAACTCTTTTTCTGTGAAGCTAACTCCGTCCGCAGCAAGGCTGCCGTATCGGCCGCCAACCAGCACAACGTAGTAGTCTGAGTCATCTATCTGCTGCTTGATGAACTCCCAAGTATCATCATCGGCCGCGGGAAAGAGCTCCATTCCTACCGGCAAGCAATTCAATTTCAGCAGAGCCTTCTGGACCTCGGCTCGTTCCTCCCTGAGGTCCGCAAATGTAGAGCTCACGAATACTTTGTATATCGGCTCCGACGCCATTGAGGTCTCCGCGTACATCTAACCTTGGGTGGTAGGGAGGTCGCGCCGTGTTGACGTTGGCTTCTGGTGGCAGTCGGCGGTGACCGGCAAGCTCTACTTTGGCCTTATCCCGCATAATTACACGCCTAATTGGTGGAACTCTCAAGCTCCATGGTGAGCCTGGGGAGCACGTCCGTCTTTCCGATTTGCGCGAACCAGCACCAGAGCTCCAGCGTGCAGGCGAGCCGGTAGAGCGCGATCGTGGCTTCCCAATCCAGCCGGTCGCGTGTGCCGTGGCCGGCGAGCAGGCCGTCGCGCTTCGGCGCGTCGTTTGGCGTGAAGTAGTACAGCGCCTTGGCGATATCCATCAGCGGATCGCCGGCCGTGCAGTTCTCGAAATCGACGATGCCGGAAAGCTCCGGGCTTCCTTCGGCGTTCACCAGCACATTTCCGGCATGGAAATCGTAGTGGCACAGGCGCGGCGTCTGGGCTGCGTCGAGCAAATGGTTGCGTGCGATAATGCTGGCCCGCAGCCGTGTGGCCAGCGCCGGGTCGCCACCGCGGGTGCAAAATTCTGTCAGCTTCCGCTCAAACTGGGCGGACATGTAGGCGCGGTTGCTTGGGTGAGGGGTCCAGACGCCGTTCGGGCCGATATAGCCGAAGCTATCGAGGGTGACGTCGTTGATCCTGCGCAGCGCCGCGCCCATCTCGGCGTAGATCGCAAACAGCTCCTGATCGCCCAGCTCCGGCTCGCGCTGGCCGAGCATGACGCCGTCGAGCTTGCTCATCAGCACGAAGCTGAGGTCGATCGTCGAATGCGTATCGTCGGCGAGGAGAATGTGGGGAACGGGAATAGCGACGTCGCGCAGCAGCCCGAGGACGTGGACCTCCTTCGCCATCTTCCATTGCAGCTGCGTCGGGTAGACCTTCAGGATGCAGTTGGGCGCGTCCGCCAGAACGATCTCGAGGATCGTGCTGATCTCGCCGCCGCGCAGTTCGATGACATCG
The window above is part of the Bradyrhizobium sp. PSBB068 genome. Proteins encoded here:
- a CDS encoding phosphotransferase, with protein sequence MSNDPPLQLKPRLTISIEQAQAIVDRVPLHSRVHDVIELRGGEISTILEIVLADAPNCILKVYPTQLQWKMAKEVHVLGLLRDVAIPVPHILLADDTHSTIDLSFVLMSKLDGVMLGQREPELGDQELFAIYAEMGAALRRINDVTLDSFGYIGPNGVWTPHPSNRAYMSAQFERKLTEFCTRGGDPALATRLRASIIARNHLLDAAQTPRLCHYDFHAGNVLVNAEGSPELSGIVDFENCTAGDPLMDIAKALYYFTPNDAPKRDGLLAGHGTRDRLDWEATIALYRLACTLELWCWFAQIGKTDVLPRLTMELESSTN
- a CDS encoding single-stranded DNA-binding protein — protein: MAGSVNKVILVGNLGKDPEIRRTQDGRPIANLSIATSETWRDKGTGERKEKTEWHRVVIFNEGLCKVAEQYLKKGAKVYIEGQLQTRKWTDQSGVEKYSTEVVLQGFNSNLTMLDGRGGGGGSFSDDGGSDFGSSGPVSSAPRRAVAAGGGSRNSDMDDDIPF
- a CDS encoding DUF4062 domain-containing protein, translated to MASEPIYKVFVSSTFADLREERAEVQKALLKLNCLPVGMELFPAADDDTWEFIKQQIDDSDYYVVLVGGRYGSLAADGVSFTEKEFNYAREREIPSIGFIHGDRGAIPFSKTEDNQEMREKLDAFISKIRKRPVRTFTSPHQLAAEVTTSFVDLKRTKPRTGFVRRDEVVEYKKYAELLEKVAYLEKQVLDSKAAEERPFIGYDVTVKFGNRIEVSWGTIFLAVATTIMNFSEENFLVANFYKALSRYQPNTKEFEGNSLEERSLREIGETLFAANLIDRIDEEQIDSSLARRSKVRFWKLTDYGRRQFAILRNPLTKVSS
- the gyrA gene encoding DNA gyrase subunit A → MSDNEDDKPGEPPAPSDIRPVSILDEMKKSYLDYAMSVIVSRALPDARDGLKPVHRRILYSMHEQGHTPDKKYVKSARVVGDVIGKYHPHGDQSIYDAMVRMAQDFSLRVPLIDGQGNFGSIDGDPPAAYRYTEARLTKAALAVLADIDMETVDFQPNYDNSEQEPSVLPARFPNLLVNGAGGIAVGMATNIPPHNLGEVVDACVALIDNPALSIDELIDIIPGPDFPTGGIILGRQGIRSAYHLGRGSIVMRGKVTIDTIRKDREAIIITEIPYQVNKATMVERIADLVKEKKIEGIGDLRDESDRDGYRVVIELKREAVPDVVLNQLYRFTPLQTNFPANMLALDSGRPQTMTLKDLLTIFVAFREQVVTRRTKFLLGKARDRAHILVGLAIAVANIDEMIRVIRTSPDPNTARDTLMSRDWPARDVEAMITLIDDPRHRINDDGTLRLSMEQARAILDLRLQRLTALGRDEISDELDKLAAEIADYLDILRSRARVQGIVKTELAEVKQQFATPRKTVIIEQEGEVEDEDLIQREDMVVTVSHAGYVKRVPLSTYRAQRRGGKGRAGMQTRDEDFVARLFVASTHTPVLFFSSRGQVYKEKVWRLPMAAPNARGKALINILPLEQGERITTIMPLPEDESSWGNLDVMFATTSGTVRRNKLSDFVDVRRSGIIAMKLGEGEAIVDVQICTERDDVLLTAAGGQCIRFPVPDVRVFTGRTSMGVRGIALAEADRLISLAILRHVETTSDERSAYLKMRRAVAGEATTEEPVETEGEETANDAIQLSQERYAELSAAEQVVLTVSVNGYGKRTSSYEYRTTGRGGKGIVAMSVNNRNGNLVASFPVEDADQIMLVTDKGQLIRCPVADIRVAGRSTQGVIVFDTAEDEHVVSVEHIPEEENSENGNGG
- a CDS encoding DUF2306 domain-containing protein; amino-acid sequence: MSLAPLLDAAPAIPLHAFAAMAAFVLGSIQLAAPKGTLPHRTLGWIWVILMLVVAGSSFWIHQIRLLGPWSPIHLLSVFSLVMLVVGVTAARSHNVRSHKFTMIGIFFGALLIAGLFTLMPGRIMHAVIFGN